Sequence from the [Clostridium] scindens genome:
ACGAATAATCAAAGTTGATGATCCAGTTTTGCATGCCAGTCCATGGTACGCAACTGGTTTCGCAAAACTGCAGATAGGCGCCCAGCTCTATCATCTCCAGACATTCCTCTTCCGTTGCGATCGTCAGTTCCTGCGTAATATGGTCTATCACTACATCGATGTCCATCTCATTCTTTTTGATATAGCGCAGAAGATCAAACTTTTCTCTATTGGATACATGGCACGCAGCTAATACGCATCTGGCACCTTCCGTATTGTCGTTATATTCGGCAATGACATCCAATACTGCTTTCATATCGCCACTTAGTTCTCCGTTCTCGGAAATGTAGATTCCTCCATCCGTTCCCATTAACTTTCTCTGATATCCGGAATCCAAAGAAGGAAGCCATACGGAGACGCAGTCTCCATAGCCAAGAGCCGTGCGTACCGTCTTCACATTTATTCCACCCACTGGCTCATTTAATGTTACCCCGCCGTATATCCTGGTTGGAGTAAATTCAAGCCCCCGGGCTTCTTTTTCTTCCTTCAGCCTCTGCATTAACTCATTTACAATAATGGCACAGTTATTATTCATACAGTTATGATCCTTAAATACTAATGCTGCCATATGACTATTGGATGCATCAATACTGTTCTGTACCATAGTCGGCCTGCCCTTCAGCCACGCCCCGGCAGGAGCGCCATGAACATGGATATCAATAAATCCTTTCAGCAATTCATCGACTTCTTCCGTATCAACAGGCTTTCCTGGATCAAATATTTTATATGGCCATACAATACTTGACCGGTCCTTCAGTTCCTGTTCCGTTAGCACAGTTCCAAATTCTTCACTCATTTTCATACCTCCTCTGTTTTCGTATACTATTTATC
This genomic interval carries:
- a CDS encoding DUF6282 family protein, with product MSEEFGTVLTEQELKDRSSIVWPYKIFDPGKPVDTEEVDELLKGFIDIHVHGAPAGAWLKGRPTMVQNSIDASNSHMAALVFKDHNCMNNNCAIIVNELMQRLKEEKEARGLEFTPTRIYGGVTLNEPVGGINVKTVRTALGYGDCVSVWLPSLDSGYQRKLMGTDGGIYISENGELSGDMKAVLDVIAEYNDNTEGARCVLAACHVSNREKFDLLRYIKKNEMDIDVVIDHITQELTIATEEECLEMIELGAYLQFCETSCVPWTGMQNWIINFDYSFRLIKSLIKKKGTDHLVLASDSGQPGHEYIPGVRSFIKTLLAQGVSKEEIRAMSATVPGMLIGHK